A single region of the Nicotiana sylvestris chromosome 6, ASM39365v2, whole genome shotgun sequence genome encodes:
- the LOC138870529 gene encoding uncharacterized protein has translation MCETFKIKHKNSTAYRPQMNEAVEATNKNIKNILRKMVEKHKKWHEKLSFALLGYCTTVRTSTGATPYMLVYGTEAIIPAKVEIPSLRIIQEVELDDAEWVRSRYEQLALIDGKRMNAICHGQHYQNRISRAFNKRVKPREFTPGQLVLKKIFPHQEEAKGKFSPNW, from the coding sequence atgtgtgaaaccttcaagatcaaacacaagaattctacagcttacagacctcagatgaacgaagCTGTAGAAGctaccaataagaatatcaaaaatatactgaggaagatggtagaaaagcATAAgaagtggcatgagaagttatcatttgctttgttgggatattgcaccacagtccgcacatcaaccggggcaactccctatatgttggtttatggtacagaggcaatCATTCCCGccaaggtagaaattccctccttgagaatcatacaggaagtagaacttgacgatgcagaatgggtaaggagtcgctacgagcagctagctcttatagacggaaagagaatgaatgcaattTGCCACGGTCAGCATTATCAGAATAGAATATCCAGAGCctttaacaaaagagtcaagccgagagaGTTTACACCGGGACAActagtgttaaagaagattttcccacatcaagaggaggccaaagggaagttctctcccaactggtag